A window of the Lactuca sativa cultivar Salinas chromosome 5, Lsat_Salinas_v11, whole genome shotgun sequence genome harbors these coding sequences:
- the LOC111897269 gene encoding uncharacterized protein LOC111897269, which produces MTLPLLFVNRMFLVKYMKRKHFLLNFLQLKCLMRHTIVSMCDLGRNGKNRLKDFKYSFISRGLNLAVRSRPPANPTLPTPRIIVARRFNSCLAEDSKEEAVCKNIYKSCIDNVIVFSLFRFSLETTDFTDVQYDVFLQSN; this is translated from the exons ATGACTTTACCTCTCCTT TTCGTGAACCGGATGTTCCTGGTGAAATATATGAAAAGAAAACATTTCCTTTTGAATTTTCTTCAGTTGAAATGCCTTATGAGACATACAATAGTGTCAATGTGCGACTTAG GCCGGAATGGAAAGAATAGGCTTAAAGATTTCAAATATTCTTTTATATCTCGAG GTCTGAACTTAGCAGTGAGAAGCAGGCCACCAGCAAATCCAACACTGCCAACTCCAAGAATCATAG TTGCTAGAAGATTTAACAGTTGTCTTGCTGAAGATTCTAAAGAGGAGGCAGTCTGcaaaaatatttataaatctTGTATAGATAATGTGATTGTTTTCTCATTGTTTAGGTTTTCACTTGAAACTACTGATTTCACAGATGTTCAATATGATGTGTTTTTGCAATCAAATTGA
- the LOC111897264 gene encoding zinc finger BED domain-containing protein RICESLEEPER 2-like: MLREVEQKLEKFFMRYKELYGNESSQEERVGDVVPRDDGNGYLGAFLNVGGKSMSVENELKRYLREGVVTYTKDFDILQWWKHNNMRFPIVSRMAKDILGIQISTMASESAFSTSGRILDVYRTNLSSTIVEALVFTKDWVRKASKPIVDDIDDILHDDDIAYAIEEALLRAEYNNGKTTMTTDV, from the exons ATGCTTAGAGAGGTTGAACAAAAGTTGGAGAAGTTTTTTATGAGGTACAAAGAGTTGTACGGTAATGAATCATCTCAAGAAGAAAGAGTTGGAGATGTGGTTCCTCGTGATGACGGGAACGGTTATTTAGGTGCGTTCCTTAatgtgggaggcaaatcgatgtCAGTGGAAAACGAGTTAAAGAGGTATTTGAGAGAGGGAGTTGTAACTTACACCAAAGACTTTGACATTTTACAATGGTGGAAACACAACAACATGCGTTTCCCAATCGTTTCTCGGATGGCGAAag ATATTCTGGGGATACAAATATCTACCATGGCATCCGAGTCGGCGTTTAGCACGAGTGGTCGTATATTGGATGTTTATCGAACAAATTTGTCATCAACAATAGTCGAGGCGTTGGTTTTCACAAAAGATTGGGTTAGAAAAGCTAGCAAACCAATTGTAGACGATATTGACGACATCTTACACGATGATGACATAGCATATG cGATTGAAGAAGCACTACTACGCGCCGAATATAATAATGGAAAAACAACAATGACAACGGATGTCTAA